A genomic window from Agrobacterium tumefaciens includes:
- a CDS encoding biotin/lipoyl-binding protein has product MKKVLIANRGEIAVRIIRACRDYGLQSVAVYADPDQDALFVRLADEAYALEGVRPAETYLDIAKLIAIAKCAGADAVHPGYGFLSERAEFARAVLDAGLIWIGPDPHVIEALGDKVEARRIATGVGAPLVAGSDGPVASAAEVTAFAEQHGLPVAIKAAHGGGGRGLKVAWKMEEIADLYESAVREATAAFGRGECFLERFLDRPRHIEAQVLADKHGNVLVLGTRDCSLQRRNQKLIEEAPAPFLSDEQRQKIHAAAKAICAAAGYSGAGTVEFLLGVDGTISFLEVNTRLQVEHPVTEETTGIDLVIEQFRIAEGHRLRVLETPEPRGHSMEFRINAEDPGRGFLPTPGSISLFDAPSGPGIRVDSGVVSGSSVPGVFDSLMAKLIVTGADRDQVLRRARRALKEFRIEGIATVLPFHRAAIETDDFIGTDGFKVHTRWIETDFAAMPDAMERPAPADDPSITRTFLEIDGKRVSVGLPSLLLSSLGAVSGNSAAAPGAAAPKEKEGEITAPVSGTLQSFKVKEGDTVSQGDLLAVMEAMKMETQIVATKAGKVRLIVKEGDYLQAGAALLDIAG; this is encoded by the coding sequence ATGAAAAAAGTGCTGATTGCCAATCGCGGCGAGATCGCGGTCCGCATCATCCGCGCATGTCGCGATTACGGCCTGCAATCGGTCGCCGTTTATGCCGATCCCGATCAGGATGCCCTTTTCGTCCGTCTGGCGGATGAGGCCTATGCGCTGGAGGGCGTGCGTCCCGCCGAGACCTATCTCGATATCGCCAAGCTGATCGCGATTGCCAAATGCGCCGGTGCGGATGCCGTGCATCCCGGTTACGGTTTCCTGTCCGAGCGCGCCGAATTTGCGCGTGCCGTTCTCGATGCCGGCCTCATCTGGATCGGCCCCGATCCGCATGTCATCGAGGCACTGGGCGACAAGGTAGAGGCACGGCGCATTGCCACCGGCGTTGGCGCACCGCTGGTCGCCGGCAGTGACGGCCCGGTCGCTTCCGCCGCCGAAGTCACCGCCTTTGCGGAACAACACGGCCTGCCCGTCGCCATCAAGGCGGCCCATGGCGGCGGTGGTCGCGGCCTGAAGGTTGCGTGGAAGATGGAAGAGATCGCCGATCTCTACGAATCCGCCGTGCGCGAGGCGACGGCCGCCTTTGGCCGCGGCGAGTGTTTCCTCGAGCGTTTCCTCGACCGGCCGCGCCATATCGAGGCGCAGGTTCTGGCCGACAAGCATGGCAATGTGCTCGTCCTCGGCACCCGCGACTGCTCGCTGCAGCGCCGGAACCAGAAGCTCATCGAGGAGGCTCCTGCCCCGTTCCTCTCCGACGAACAGCGGCAGAAAATCCATGCAGCTGCCAAAGCTATCTGCGCCGCTGCCGGTTATTCCGGCGCCGGCACCGTCGAATTCCTGCTCGGCGTCGATGGCACGATTTCCTTCCTCGAGGTCAATACGCGCCTGCAGGTGGAACATCCCGTTACCGAGGAAACCACCGGTATCGATCTCGTCATCGAACAGTTCCGTATTGCCGAAGGCCATAGACTGCGGGTTCTCGAAACGCCGGAACCGCGTGGACATTCGATGGAATTCCGCATCAATGCCGAAGATCCAGGCCGGGGCTTCCTGCCGACGCCCGGCTCGATCTCGCTTTTCGACGCCCCCTCCGGTCCCGGCATTCGCGTGGATAGCGGCGTCGTCAGCGGCTCCAGCGTGCCGGGCGTGTTCGACTCGCTGATGGCAAAGCTGATCGTCACGGGTGCCGACCGCGATCAGGTTCTGCGCCGTGCCCGCCGCGCGCTCAAAGAATTCCGTATCGAAGGCATCGCCACGGTCCTGCCGTTCCATCGCGCCGCGATCGAGACCGATGATTTCATCGGCACCGACGGCTTCAAGGTTCACACCCGCTGGATCGAGACCGACTTCGCCGCCATGCCGGATGCCATGGAACGCCCGGCACCGGCCGACGACCCTTCCATCACCCGCACTTTTCTGGAAATCGACGGCAAGCGTGTATCGGTCGGTTTGCCCAGCCTGCTGCTCTCCAGCCTCGGTGCGGTTAGCGGCAACAGCGCGGCTGCTCCCGGCGCCGCCGCCCCCAAGGAAAAGGAAGGCGAAATCACTGCCCCGGTTTCCGGCACCCTGCAATCCTTCAAGGTAAAAGAGGGCGACACGGTTTCGCAAGGCGATCTTCTGGCCGTCATGGAAGCCATGAAGATGGAGACGCAGATTGTCGCCACCAAGGCGGGCAAAGTTCGCCTGATTGTCAAGGAAGGCGACTATCTGCAGGCGGGCGCTGCCCTTCTCGACATAGCCGGCTAA
- a CDS encoding glycosyl transferase family protein codes for MTTGKRKEQSASPTKPDRLGQLKLLVAFDALLREGSVSRAAAGMGLPTSSMSRILQQLREKYGDQLFLRTGQGLRPTPFAENMRLRIRSLAAEADNLIDYSQEKPAAPAAANASGWERPVLMKAPPLSLRPSVLLEGQPTPENIADRLARIGHNADPQQRLAKYIATSAMGVGNSRPLSQTEAMDALAIILDGDADPIQIGALLATMHYRGVTAAELAGFIEAMWQHIGRDRQGPATVDLDWPAYMSPKHRDAPWFLHSARLVAMAGYSVLLHGHVGQGENGGKLELAAEACGIPLCQSLSQAARATASERIAYLPIGGLSAQFQSLLGLYGILEMRLPLNTVVHLLNPLRARSTVIGVARPSYQELHRDTARLLSVENLAILGNTRDFAQFTPFRSTRIFGLSKGKDVEFVIPARETPPAEMPTMFTTFEYWRAVWTGAARDERAETIIVSTAAIALMLVNDMALPFDEAYARSLRLWHDRARNFASA; via the coding sequence ATGACAACCGGCAAGAGAAAAGAACAATCGGCTTCCCCAACAAAGCCCGACAGGCTTGGACAGCTGAAATTACTTGTCGCTTTCGATGCTTTGCTGCGGGAAGGCAGTGTCAGCCGCGCAGCGGCCGGCATGGGACTGCCGACATCTTCGATGAGCCGGATATTACAGCAGCTGCGCGAAAAATACGGCGATCAGCTGTTCTTGCGTACCGGCCAGGGTTTGCGCCCCACGCCATTTGCCGAGAACATGCGGTTGCGCATTCGTTCGCTGGCGGCGGAGGCGGACAACCTTATCGATTATTCACAGGAAAAACCGGCAGCACCCGCAGCCGCCAATGCCAGCGGCTGGGAGCGCCCCGTCTTGATGAAGGCGCCGCCGCTTTCGCTTCGTCCCAGCGTTCTTCTGGAAGGACAACCGACACCGGAAAATATCGCGGATCGTCTCGCCCGCATCGGTCACAATGCCGATCCGCAGCAGCGGCTCGCCAAATATATCGCGACCTCGGCGATGGGGGTCGGCAACAGCCGCCCGCTCAGCCAGACGGAGGCGATGGATGCGCTCGCAATCATTCTCGATGGCGATGCCGATCCGATACAGATAGGCGCGCTGCTTGCGACCATGCATTATCGTGGCGTAACCGCAGCGGAGCTTGCCGGCTTCATCGAAGCCATGTGGCAGCACATCGGAAGGGACCGGCAAGGGCCTGCCACCGTCGATCTCGACTGGCCCGCCTATATGTCGCCCAAACATCGCGATGCGCCCTGGTTCCTGCATTCTGCCCGCCTTGTTGCCATGGCGGGATATAGTGTCCTGTTGCATGGCCATGTCGGCCAGGGAGAAAACGGCGGCAAGCTCGAACTTGCGGCTGAAGCCTGCGGAATTCCGCTCTGCCAGTCTCTCTCGCAAGCGGCCCGGGCCACAGCCTCAGAACGCATCGCCTACCTGCCGATCGGTGGTCTTTCCGCACAGTTTCAAAGCCTGCTCGGCCTATACGGCATTCTGGAAATGCGCCTGCCGCTTAATACGGTCGTGCATCTCCTCAATCCGCTTCGCGCCAGAAGCACCGTCATCGGTGTCGCCCGCCCCTCCTATCAAGAGCTTCATCGCGATACCGCGCGGCTGCTTTCGGTCGAGAATCTCGCCATTCTCGGCAATACACGGGACTTTGCGCAATTCACGCCGTTCCGCAGCACCCGGATTTTTGGCCTCTCGAAGGGCAAGGATGTCGAATTCGTCATTCCCGCCCGCGAAACACCGCCCGCTGAAATGCCGACCATGTTTACGACTTTTGAATATTGGCGGGCTGTCTGGACAGGTGCCGCAAGGGACGAGAGGGCAGAAACCATCATCGTCTCTACCGCAGCCATCGCGCTGATGCTGGTCAATGATATGGCTCTGCCGTTTGATGAGGCCTATGCGCGCAGCCTGCGGCTATGGCACGACAGGGCGCGCAATTTCGCCAGCGCCTGA
- the soxR gene encoding redox-sensitive transcriptional activator SoxR yields MENSVFKHSLTVGEVAHRSGVAVSTVHFYEAKGLIEGWRTAGNQRRYHRAVLRRIAIIRIAQRAGIQLSIIREAMADLPQDRVATAADWRRFSQSWREMLQFRINSLIQLRDQLTGCIGCGCLSLDDCPLRNPDDILADGGAGARRLVPAE; encoded by the coding sequence ATGGAAAATAGCGTGTTTAAACACAGCCTGACGGTGGGAGAGGTTGCGCACCGTAGCGGCGTCGCCGTTTCCACCGTTCATTTCTACGAGGCGAAGGGGTTGATCGAAGGCTGGCGAACCGCCGGCAACCAGCGTCGTTATCACCGCGCCGTCCTGCGGCGTATCGCGATCATCCGTATCGCGCAGCGCGCCGGCATCCAGCTCAGCATCATCAGGGAAGCGATGGCGGATCTGCCGCAGGATCGGGTGGCGACGGCGGCGGACTGGCGCAGGTTCTCACAGTCCTGGCGGGAGATGCTTCAGTTTCGGATCAACAGCCTGATCCAGCTACGGGATCAGCTGACCGGCTGCATCGGCTGCGGTTGTCTTTCGCTGGACGACTGCCCCTTGCGCAATCCGGACGATATTCTGGCCGATGGCGGCGCGGGTGCGCGCCGCCTTGTTCCGGCAGAATGA
- a CDS encoding putative hydro-lyase, giving the protein MTIPTSYLNHTDAEAARQARATYRDGLVAPTSGIAPGFTQANMIVLPRDWAFDFLLYAQRNPKPCPVLDVSDPGSPTTLLAPGADLRTDLPLYRIWRDGKLVEETADATAAWAERDDLVAFLIGCSFTFETPMVEAGIEIRHMTDKSNVPMYLTNRACRPAGRLKGNMVVSMRPIPASRVADAATISGRFPAVHGSPVHVGAPEEIGITDLAKPDFGDAVRIEPGEVPVFWACGVTPQAAVMASGVPFAITHAPGHMFITDIPDSAYHA; this is encoded by the coding sequence ATGACGATACCGACATCCTATCTCAACCACACGGACGCGGAGGCCGCGCGCCAGGCCCGTGCGACCTATCGCGACGGCCTCGTCGCCCCAACTTCCGGCATTGCACCCGGCTTCACGCAGGCGAACATGATCGTGCTGCCGCGCGACTGGGCCTTCGATTTCCTGCTTTACGCGCAGCGCAATCCCAAACCCTGCCCGGTGCTGGATGTCTCCGATCCCGGTTCGCCCACCACGCTTCTGGCGCCCGGCGCCGATCTGAGAACCGATCTGCCACTCTACCGCATCTGGCGGGACGGCAAGCTCGTCGAGGAAACGGCTGACGCCACCGCCGCCTGGGCGGAGCGTGACGATCTCGTCGCCTTCCTGATCGGCTGCAGCTTCACCTTCGAAACGCCGATGGTGGAAGCGGGCATCGAAATCCGCCACATGACCGACAAGAGCAATGTGCCGATGTATCTCACCAACCGAGCGTGCCGCCCGGCCGGTCGGCTAAAGGGCAATATGGTCGTTTCCATGCGGCCGATCCCGGCCTCGCGCGTGGCCGATGCTGCGACCATTTCGGGACGTTTCCCGGCCGTACACGGGTCACCCGTGCATGTCGGCGCACCGGAAGAGATCGGAATTACCGATCTTGCAAAGCCTGATTTCGGCGATGCGGTGCGGATCGAGCCGGGCGAAGTTCCGGTGTTCTGGGCCTGCGGCGTGACGCCGCAGGCGGCCGTGATGGCGTCTGGCGTGCCCTTTGCGATCACCCATGCGCCGGGACACATGTTCATCACCGACATTCCCGATTCAGCCTATCACGCGTGA
- a CDS encoding 5-oxoprolinase/urea amidolyase family protein — MRFLPVSLTTILVELADLDETLALFASLQNDPVEGIEETVPAARTLMIRFRPEKIDAEALAARLASRDLSAKIAPSDNLVEIPVHYNGEDLADVAELTGMSIEEVIRRHTESEFTVAFCGFAPGFGYLVGGDPALHVPRRQSPRTRIPAGSVALAGAFSGVYPQNSPGGWQIIGTTPVKMWDIDRDPGALFQPGYRVRFFDMDKAGKTVDIPVSAPRSAGKDRAKVGPHFEVLAAPMPAIFQDLGRFGQTGQGVSASGALDRGAFNAANRIVGNPVNTPCLELTLGGFSFKSTSRAVIGIAGAPCPVTITTTDSSFAAKTHGPVSLEPGDVVTFGQPPKGMRCYLAVRGGFDVEPVLGSFATDTLAVVGPEPVGAGAILPLKGEKTGLSSVSIDEVPAFEAPATGEVVTLDVVLGPRTDWFTQKGIETLTGQLWQVTPQSNRVGIRLAGDVPVERKDSAELPSEGTATGAIQIPHSGQPVLFLADHPLTGGYPVIGAVAEYHLDLAGQIPVNAKIKFRPIGSFAEIAAKNTEFRGEKR; from the coding sequence ATGCGTTTTCTCCCCGTCAGCCTCACCACCATTCTTGTTGAACTCGCCGATCTCGATGAAACGCTGGCGCTTTTCGCCTCGCTTCAGAACGATCCGGTCGAGGGCATCGAAGAGACGGTTCCGGCTGCCCGCACCCTGATGATCCGCTTTCGCCCTGAAAAGATCGATGCCGAAGCGCTGGCCGCGCGGCTGGCAAGCCGTGATCTCTCGGCAAAAATCGCGCCTTCGGACAATCTCGTTGAAATCCCCGTCCACTATAATGGTGAGGATCTCGCCGATGTTGCCGAATTGACCGGCATGAGCATCGAAGAGGTCATCCGCCGCCATACCGAAAGCGAATTCACCGTGGCCTTCTGCGGTTTCGCTCCCGGCTTCGGTTATCTGGTCGGTGGCGATCCGGCGCTGCATGTGCCGCGCCGGCAAAGCCCGCGCACCCGCATTCCGGCAGGTTCAGTGGCGCTGGCCGGTGCCTTCAGCGGCGTCTATCCGCAAAACAGCCCCGGCGGCTGGCAGATTATCGGCACCACGCCGGTCAAGATGTGGGATATAGACCGCGATCCCGGTGCGCTTTTTCAGCCGGGTTACCGGGTGCGTTTCTTCGACATGGACAAGGCCGGCAAAACGGTCGACATCCCCGTCTCGGCACCACGCAGCGCCGGGAAAGACCGGGCAAAAGTAGGCCCGCATTTCGAGGTGCTCGCAGCCCCCATGCCCGCCATCTTCCAGGATCTCGGCCGTTTCGGCCAGACCGGACAGGGCGTCTCGGCCTCCGGTGCGCTGGATCGTGGCGCGTTCAATGCCGCAAACCGCATCGTTGGTAATCCCGTCAACACGCCATGTCTCGAACTGACGCTCGGTGGATTTTCCTTTAAAAGCACAAGCCGTGCCGTCATCGGCATTGCAGGTGCGCCCTGCCCCGTCACCATCACCACGACGGATAGCAGCTTCGCAGCAAAGACCCATGGCCCGGTGTCGCTCGAACCCGGTGATGTGGTCACTTTCGGCCAGCCGCCAAAGGGCATGCGCTGTTATCTTGCCGTACGCGGCGGCTTCGATGTCGAGCCGGTGCTCGGCAGCTTCGCGACGGATACGCTGGCTGTCGTCGGCCCAGAGCCGGTGGGTGCAGGCGCCATCCTGCCGCTTAAGGGCGAGAAGACCGGCCTTTCCAGCGTATCGATTGACGAGGTTCCGGCCTTCGAAGCGCCGGCAACGGGCGAGGTCGTCACGCTGGACGTCGTTCTCGGACCACGAACGGACTGGTTCACGCAGAAGGGCATCGAGACCCTGACCGGCCAGCTCTGGCAGGTCACCCCGCAATCGAACCGGGTCGGCATCCGCCTTGCCGGCGACGTGCCGGTGGAGCGCAAGGACAGCGCCGAATTGCCGAGCGAAGGCACCGCGACGGGAGCGATCCAGATTCCCCATAGCGGCCAGCCGGTTCTCTTCCTTGCCGATCACCCGTTGACCGGCGGGTATCCCGTCATCGGCGCGGTCGCCGAATATCATCTCGATCTTGCCGGGCAGATCCCGGTGAACGCCAAAATCAAATTCCGCCCGATCGGCTCCTTCGCCGAAATCGCGGCCAAGAACACAGAATTCCGAGGAGAAAAGCGATGA
- the amyA gene encoding alpha-amylase, with product MAGRTLLQFFHWYYPDGGKLWSEVAEQAESLAKMGITDIWLPPAYKGAAGGYSVGYDTYDLFDLGEFDQKGTIATKYGDRAALEHAGRTLKENGIRVIHDVVLNHKMGADEKEKVRVRRVNPEDRTEIDDEDFQALAYTRFTFPGRNGKHSKFIWDLKCFSGVDHIEEPTEDGIFRLVNEYGDGEWNEEVDQENGNFDYLMGADVEFRNRAVYEELKYWGRWLSEQVQVDGFRLDAAKHIPAWFFRDWVGHMRETVDPDLFVVAEYWHPDLDALKSYLELVDKQLMLFDVALHHRFHDASKQGGDFDMRIIFDGSLVSAVPDHAVTLVDNHDTQPLQSLEAPVEPWFKPLAYAIILLREEGVPCVFYPDLFGTSYTDTGNDGNEYKIDMPAIECLPKLIEARSRFANGAQTDILDDASCIAFIRHGAADAPGCVVVMSNGEPAEKQVDLGADRAGTVWRDFLGHREEEITLNDSGKGVFPTNGGSVSVWIAANAE from the coding sequence ATGGCCGGACGCACCTTGCTTCAGTTCTTCCATTGGTATTATCCGGACGGAGGGAAATTATGGAGCGAGGTGGCCGAACAGGCCGAAAGCCTCGCCAAAATGGGCATCACCGATATCTGGCTGCCACCGGCCTATAAAGGCGCCGCCGGCGGCTATTCGGTAGGTTACGATACCTACGATCTCTTCGATCTCGGTGAATTCGACCAGAAGGGCACCATCGCCACAAAATATGGCGATCGCGCCGCTCTCGAACATGCGGGCCGGACGCTGAAGGAAAACGGCATTCGCGTCATTCATGACGTGGTTCTCAATCACAAGATGGGTGCGGATGAGAAGGAAAAGGTGCGGGTTCGCCGCGTCAATCCCGAAGACCGTACCGAGATCGACGATGAAGACTTTCAGGCGCTGGCCTATACGCGTTTCACCTTTCCCGGCCGCAACGGCAAACATTCCAAATTCATCTGGGACCTGAAGTGCTTCAGCGGTGTCGACCACATCGAGGAACCGACCGAAGACGGCATTTTCCGCCTCGTCAACGAATATGGCGATGGGGAATGGAATGAGGAAGTCGATCAGGAAAACGGCAATTTCGATTATCTGATGGGTGCCGATGTCGAATTCAGAAACCGGGCGGTTTACGAAGAGCTCAAATATTGGGGCCGCTGGCTCTCCGAGCAGGTACAGGTCGATGGCTTCCGGCTGGATGCAGCCAAACATATTCCGGCCTGGTTCTTCCGCGACTGGGTCGGCCACATGCGCGAAACGGTCGATCCCGATCTTTTCGTCGTGGCGGAATATTGGCACCCCGATCTCGACGCGCTGAAAAGCTATCTCGAACTCGTCGACAAGCAGCTGATGCTTTTCGATGTCGCCCTCCACCACCGCTTCCATGATGCGTCCAAACAGGGCGGCGATTTCGACATGCGTATCATCTTCGATGGTTCGCTTGTCTCCGCCGTTCCAGACCATGCCGTCACGTTGGTCGACAATCACGACACGCAGCCGCTGCAATCGCTGGAAGCGCCGGTGGAACCATGGTTCAAACCTCTTGCCTATGCGATCATTCTGCTGCGCGAAGAGGGTGTTCCCTGTGTCTTCTATCCCGATCTGTTCGGCACGAGCTACACCGACACCGGCAATGACGGCAACGAATATAAAATCGATATGCCGGCGATCGAATGCCTGCCAAAGCTCATCGAGGCACGCAGCCGCTTCGCCAACGGAGCGCAGACGGATATTCTCGACGATGCAAGCTGCATCGCCTTCATCCGCCACGGCGCCGCCGATGCGCCGGGTTGCGTGGTGGTGATGTCGAATGGCGAACCGGCGGAGAAGCAGGTCGATCTCGGCGCCGACCGCGCCGGCACAGTATGGCGCGATTTTCTCGGTCACCGTGAGGAAGAGATTACCCTTAATGATAGCGGCAAGGGCGTTTTCCCGACCAATGGCGGCAGCGTCAGTGTCTGGATTGCGGCCAACGCCGAGTGA
- a CDS encoding TonB-dependent siderophore receptor: MELKYRGRDMAATIIKAGLSTAMAGTALSFAAPAFAQQASGGNTVLQQIVVTASGFEQNVKDAPASITVVTREDLEKGSYRDLTDALREVQGVSVTGIANEKDIFIRGLPGAYTLILIDGKRQSTRDARTNGNSGFEQSFVPPVSAIERIEVVRGPMSSLYGSDAMGGVINIITRKVGDVWSGSVTTEGTVQQHSKFGNSGQVSWYANGPILKDQLGLQVWGRGFNRGEDRILSGTTGAKEYDFNGRLTFTPNEDHDIYLEGGKTRLRRSAEPGDTLAATDANGTYNTNTRDHWSLSHTGRWGPTTSEFSFQQEWAERTNFTRNIRTGRVTENPRSPEVRNTVLDGKFTTPFELFGNHTLVTGGQYFEARLTDQNPGRRTNLDETFSATQWALFVEDEWRIVDNFALTGGLRLDNHEKYGNHFSPRLYGVWSATDELTIKGGISTGFRAPEIRQIAPGYAYTTGGGGCTYGPSGTCGVIIGDPGLEAEKSTSYEVAALWDNGDVALGATYFYTDFKDKISNALVLNPDGTPARWSEDRNYRLWYNYNIDDAVIQGVELTATWYATPELTLRGNYTYTHSEQKTGDYEGFPLARTPEHMANLRGDWVTPIDGLEAWASVNYHGSEINAGPRIGTNGTPVTINGKAGRKYEAYTTLDIGAKYAVAENVDLNAAVYNVFDKDVGTDDFNTVMEGRRFWISMTAKF, encoded by the coding sequence ATGGAATTGAAGTACCGCGGTCGAGATATGGCCGCGACAATAATAAAGGCCGGTCTTTCGACAGCTATGGCAGGAACAGCGCTCAGCTTCGCCGCGCCCGCTTTCGCGCAGCAGGCATCGGGCGGGAACACCGTTCTGCAGCAGATCGTCGTCACCGCATCCGGCTTCGAGCAGAATGTGAAGGACGCTCCGGCCAGCATCACGGTCGTGACGCGGGAAGATCTGGAGAAGGGCTCGTATCGCGATCTGACGGATGCCCTTCGCGAGGTGCAGGGCGTATCCGTCACCGGCATCGCCAATGAGAAGGACATCTTCATTCGCGGATTGCCCGGCGCCTATACGCTGATCCTCATTGACGGCAAGCGGCAGAGTACCCGCGACGCCCGCACCAACGGCAATTCCGGTTTCGAACAGAGCTTCGTGCCGCCGGTTTCGGCCATCGAGCGTATCGAAGTCGTGCGCGGCCCGATGTCGTCCCTCTATGGTTCCGATGCCATGGGCGGCGTCATCAACATCATCACCCGCAAGGTCGGTGATGTCTGGTCCGGTTCTGTTACCACCGAGGGCACGGTCCAGCAGCATTCCAAATTCGGCAATAGCGGCCAGGTCTCCTGGTATGCCAACGGGCCGATCCTCAAGGATCAGCTGGGCCTTCAGGTCTGGGGCAGGGGCTTCAATCGCGGCGAAGACCGTATTCTGAGCGGCACTACCGGCGCCAAGGAATATGATTTCAACGGCCGCCTGACCTTTACGCCGAACGAAGACCACGACATTTATCTCGAAGGCGGCAAGACGAGGCTGCGCCGCAGCGCCGAGCCCGGCGACACGCTGGCGGCAACCGATGCCAACGGCACCTACAATACCAATACGCGCGACCATTGGTCATTGTCGCATACCGGCCGGTGGGGACCCACCACGTCCGAATTCTCCTTCCAGCAGGAATGGGCCGAGCGCACCAATTTCACCAGAAACATCCGCACGGGTCGTGTCACCGAAAATCCGCGTTCACCGGAAGTGCGCAACACTGTTCTCGACGGCAAATTCACCACGCCCTTCGAACTCTTCGGCAACCACACGCTGGTCACGGGCGGTCAATATTTCGAGGCGCGGCTGACGGATCAGAATCCGGGACGTCGCACCAATCTGGATGAGACATTCTCGGCGACGCAATGGGCGCTGTTTGTCGAGGATGAATGGCGCATCGTCGATAATTTTGCACTGACGGGCGGTCTTCGCCTCGATAACCACGAAAAATACGGCAATCATTTCAGCCCGCGTCTTTACGGTGTCTGGAGCGCTACGGACGAGCTGACGATTAAGGGCGGCATTTCCACCGGTTTTCGCGCGCCTGAAATCCGCCAGATCGCGCCAGGTTATGCCTATACGACCGGCGGCGGCGGTTGCACTTACGGCCCGAGCGGCACGTGTGGCGTGATCATCGGCGATCCGGGCCTCGAGGCGGAAAAGAGCACAAGCTACGAAGTGGCCGCGCTCTGGGATAATGGCGACGTTGCTCTCGGCGCCACCTATTTCTACACTGATTTCAAGGACAAGATTTCCAACGCGCTGGTGCTCAATCCGGATGGAACGCCCGCCCGCTGGAGCGAAGACCGCAATTATCGCCTCTGGTATAATTACAATATCGACGATGCGGTCATTCAGGGTGTGGAGCTGACGGCGACCTGGTACGCCACGCCGGAACTGACGCTGCGTGGCAACTACACCTATACGCATTCCGAACAGAAAACCGGCGACTATGAAGGTTTCCCGCTGGCGCGGACACCGGAGCATATGGCCAATCTGCGTGGTGACTGGGTGACGCCGATAGACGGGCTGGAAGCGTGGGCCTCGGTGAATTACCACGGATCGGAAATCAATGCCGGCCCACGCATCGGCACCAACGGGACGCCGGTGACGATCAACGGCAAGGCCGGACGCAAATACGAGGCCTACACGACCCTCGATATCGGCGCGAAATATGCGGTGGCCGAAAACGTCGATCTCAACGCGGCCGTCTACAACGTCTTCGACAAGGATGTCGGCACCGACGATTTCAACACTGTCATGGAAGGCCGCCGTTTCTGGATCAGCATGACCGCGAAGTTCTGA